One Phaseolus vulgaris cultivar G19833 chromosome 2, P. vulgaris v2.0, whole genome shotgun sequence DNA window includes the following coding sequences:
- the LOC137810691 gene encoding TORTIFOLIA1-like protein 4, giving the protein MSSRRHSLGGPLPNTATESVQNLRQRVITCLNKLSDRDTLPGAVAELESIARTLSHDSFSSFLSCIHNTDSSAKSPVRKQCVHLLNILSCFHGEALSSFLPRMLATVLRRLRDTDSAVRSACVDAVAAMSSRITRLPFATAFLRPLMDALVQEQEANTQIGAALCLATAVEAAPDPDTEALRRSALPRLAKLVKSDVCRARAALLVLIGSVITVGGASSRGAMSWLVPCLVEFLASEDWTVRKAAAEALSKVASVERDLASQHKVVCLDSLQNRRFDKIKVVRETMNRALEAWREVAEDTPTLIKSECDSVSGTDDDKGQSVTKSSPSVGSKSFKRIPANRSPPSGVSFMSSVKGEIYSKSNEKNSRMRTLHQNDHEKSSVDKLESLLSRSSYSNMSREDAIKRCDLENSSPTTPYQNGVNSRAEIKRVLFSKMSDEKVKRFSGSKSRVVPYYGDGLDANVVDNGANDVCDNAQDVEDFSLIREQLIQIENQQSNLLDVLQRFIGSSQSGMNSLESRVHGLEMALDEISYDMAVSSGRFSYTDVTDDTCCKLPGTDFLSSKFWKKTEGRNVTSKFSLGNIASTNGVHNATTNKDGDKEILNANNSRLQHGKGGYFVNQMAEVQSNFKGLHTYKMSKNRVQDAMTAQTGNASRYDGIHPATEARRNQNVRSSV; this is encoded by the exons CGCCACTCGCTCGGCGGACCGCTGCCAAACACCGCCACGGAGTCGGTTCAGAATCTCCGACAGCGAGTCATCACGTGCCTCAACAAACTCTCCGACCGGGACACGCTCCCCGGGGCAGTGGCGGAACTTGAGTCCATTGCCCGAACCCTAAGCCATGACTCATTCTCCTCTTTCCTCTCCTGCATTCACAACACTGACTCTTCTGCCAAATCTCCCGTTCGCAAACAATGTGTTCATCTCTTAAACATTCTCTCTTGCTTCCACGGCGAAGCTCTCTCCTCGTTTCTTCCCAGGATGCTTGCCACTGTGCTCCGTCGCCTCCGTGACACCGACTCCGCCGTGCGATCTGCATGTGTGGACGCAGTCGCGGCGATGTCGTCGAGGATCACGCGGCTGCCGTTTGCCACCGCCTTCCTGCGGCCGCTCATGGATGCGCTGGTGCAGGAACAGGAAGCCAACACGCAGATCGGCGCTGCGCTGTGCCTCGCCACGGCTGTTGAGGCGGCGCCGGACCCCGATACGGAGGCCCTCCGGCGGAGCGCGCTGCCGCGGCTGGCGAAGCTAGTGAAGAGCGACGTGTGCAGAGCGCGGGCGGCTCTGTTAGTGCTGATCGGAAGTGTGATCACCGTTGGCGGTGCGTCAAGCCGTGGCGCCATGAGCTGGCTTGTGCCCTGCCTGGTCGAGTTCCTCGCAAGTGAGGACTGGACGGTGAGGAAAGCCGCAGCGGAGGCATTGTCTAAGGTGGCTTCGGTGGAGAGAGACTTGGCCTCTCAGCACAAGGTTGTTTGTTTGGATTCCTTGCAGAATAGGAGATTTGATAAG ATCAAAGTAGTTCGAGAGACTATGAACCGAGCTTTGGAGGCTTGGAGGGAGGTAGCTGAGGATACTCCCACTTTGATTAAGTCTGAATGTGATTCTGTCAGTG GCACAGATGATGACAAAGGTCAGTCTGTCACTAAAAGTTCACCCAGTGTTGGTTCTAAGTCTTTTAAAAGAATCCCTGCCAACAGGTCTCCTCCATCTGGGGTTTCGTTCATGTCCTCCGTAAAAGGAGAAATTTATTCAAAGAGTAATGAGAAGAATTCAAGGATGAGAACATTGCATCAGAATGATCATGAGAAATCCTCAGTTGATAAACTTGAAAGTTTGTTATCAAGGTCCTCCTACTCAAACATGTCTAGGGAAGATGCTATAAAAAGGTGCGATTTAGAAAATTCTAGTCCAACAACCCCATATCAAAATGGAGTAAATTCAAGGGCAGAGATAAAACGGGTTCTCTTTAGCAAGATGTCTGATGAAAAGGTGAAGAGATTCAGTGGTTCAAAATCTCGTGTGGTTCCATATTACGGTGATGGTCTTGATGCAAATGTTGTAGACAATGGTGCAAATGATGTTTGTGACAATGCACAAGATGTTGAGGATTTTTCTTTGATTCGGGAACAACTTATTCAAATTGAAAACCAGCAATCAAATCTATTAGATGTTCTCCAG AGATTTATTGGAAGCTCCCAAAGTGGTATGAATTCTCTGGAGTCACGAGTACATGGTCTAGAGATGGCCCTGGATGAAATTTCATATGACATGGCAGTTTCAAGTGGCAGGTTTTCCTATACTGATGTCACAGATGACACCTGCTGCAAGCTACCTGGTACTGACTTTTTGAGTTCTAAATTTTGGAAGAAAACAGAAGGTCGGAATGTCACATCAAAGTTCTCTTTAGGAAACATAGCATCCACAAATGGTGTGCATAATGCAACAACCAATAAAGATGGAGACAAAGAAATATTAAATGCAAATAACAGTAGATTGCAGCATGGTAAGGGTGGATATTTTGTGAACCAAATGGCTGAAGTTCAAAGCAATTTTAAAGGGCTTCATACATATAAAATGTCTAAAAACAGGGTCCAAGATGCCATGACAGCACAAACTGGTAATGCCAGTAGATATGATGGCATTCACCCAGCTACTGAAGCACGGAGGAACCAGAATGTTAG ATCATCCGTATAA